Proteins encoded in a region of the Podarcis muralis chromosome 4, rPodMur119.hap1.1, whole genome shotgun sequence genome:
- the LOC114595382 gene encoding olfactory receptor 51H1-like, which yields MMSSITSSNETLVSHQTFVLIGIPGMQEKNSWVAFPLLVLYALTLLGNITILYVIKIDPSLHEPMYFFLCLLACSDLGLSISTMPTMLQVYWFDSGEIPFNACITQMFFLHSFQWAESGILVAMAFDRLIAISEPLRYRLLLPNTVIAKIGIAVFSRAFCVIFPIPFIIKRLPFCRSNVLSHSYCLHPDAMKLACADTRVNVLYGLILVMCTLGLDVVIILVSYVLILKTVLSIASREECLKALNTCVSHICAILIFYVPMIGVSVVHRYGKHLSPIVHMLMANIYVAVPPLLNPVVYSVKTQQIRQRICNILKLRKSRA from the coding sequence ATGATGTCCTCCATCACCAGCTCCAATGAGACCCTGGTGAGCCACCAAACCTTTGTCCTGATTGGCATTCCTGGGATGCAAGAGAAGAACTCTTGGGTGGCCTTCCCACTGTTGGTGCTCTACGCCCTGACTCTGCTTGGGAACATCACAATCCTCTATGTCATCAAGATTGACCCAAGCCTCCATgagcccatgtacttcttcctttgcctgcttgcctgctcggATCTGGGCCTCTCCATTTCCACCATGCCAACAATGCTGCAAGTCTATTGGTTTGACTCAGGAGAAATCCCATTCAACGCCTGCATCACTCAGATGTTTTTTCTCCATTCGTTCCAATGGGCAGAATCTGGCATTCTTGTGGCAATGGCTTTTGACCGCTTGATTGCCATCTCTGAGCCATTGAGGTATAGGTTACTTCTCCCAAACACAGTAATTGCAAAAATAGGTATAGCTGTGTTTTCCCGAGCCTTCTGTGTCATCTTCCCAATCCCTTTTATTATTAAACGGCTCCCTTTCTGTAGATCTAATGTCCTTTCCCACTCCTACTGTCTGCACCCAGATGCTATGAAATTAGCTTGTGCAGACACAAGAGTCAACGTCTTATACGGTTTGATTCTTGTCATGTGCACTTTGGGGTTGGACGTGGTCATCATTCTTGTATCGTATGTCCTGATTCTGAAGACTGTTTTGAGCATTGCCTCCCGGGAAGAGTGTCTGAAGGCTCTCAATACCTGCGTCTCCCACATTTGTGCCATCTTGATCTTCTACGTCCCAATGATTGGTGTCAGTGTAGTACATCGATACGGGAAGCACCTTTCCCCCATTGTCCACATGCTGATGGCCAACATCTATGTTGCGGTCCCACCACTTCTCAATCCCGTTGTGTACAGTGTGAAGACCCAGCAGATTCGGCAAAGGATATGCAACATTTTGAAGTTAAGGAAAAGTAGGGCTTGA
- the LOC114595199 gene encoding olfactory receptor 51H1-like, which yields MQEKNSWVAFPLFVLYALTLLGNITILYVIKIDPSLHEPMYFFLSMLACSDLGLSMSTMPTMLSVYWFDFREIPFNACISQMFFIHTFPWIESGILVPMAFDRLLAIRHPLRYRSLLPNSVIVKIGIVVLSRGLCVIFPIPFLIKRLPFCRSNVLSHSYCLHQDAMKLACADTRVNLLYGLTVVISSLGLDVVSILVSYALILRTVLSIASHQECLKALNTCVAHISAILIFYVPMIGISMAHRFGRHLSPIVHMLMANIFVAVPPLLNPVVYSVKTQQIRERICNVLQLKKRCFFQRRIL from the coding sequence ATGCAGGAGAAGAACTCTTGGGTGGCCTTCCCACTGTTTGTGCTCTACGCCCTGACTCTGCTTGGGAACATCACGATCCTCTATGTCATCAAGATTGACCCAAGCCTCCATgagcccatgtacttcttcctttcCATGCTTGCCTGCTCGGATCTGGGCCTCTCCATGTCAACCATGCCAACAATGCTGAGCGTGTATTGGTTTGACTTCAGAGAAATCCCATTCAACGCTTGCATCAGCCAGATGTTCTTCATCCACACCTTTCCGTGGATAGAGTCTGGCATTCTTGTGCCAATGGCATTTGATCGCTTGCTTGCCATTCGTCATCCACTGAGATATAGATCACTTCTGCCAAACTCAGTAATTGTGAAAATAGGCATTGTCGTCTTGTCCAGAGGCCTTTGTGTTATTTTCCCAATCCCTTTTCTCATTAAACGGCTCCCTTTCTGCAGATCCAATGTCCTTTCTCACTCCTACTGTCTCCACCAAGATGCCATGAAGTTAGCCTGCGCAGACACAAGAGTCAACCTCTTGTATGGTTTGACAGTAGTTATTTCCTCTTTAGGGTTGGATGTTGTGAGCATTCTTGTGTCATACGCCCTGATTCTGAGGACTGTTTTGAGCATTGCCTCCCATCAAGAGTGCCTGAAGGCCCTCAACACCTGTGTGGCCCACATTTCTGCCATCTTGATTTTCTATGTGCCAATGATTGGCATCAGTATGGCGCATCGATTTGGGAGACACCTCTCCCCCATTGTCCACATGTTGATGGCCAACATTTTTGTTGCTGTCCCCCCACTTCTCAATCCTGTTGTGTACAGTGTGAAGACCCAGCAGATCCGGGAAAGAATATGCAACGTTTTGCAATTAAAGAAAAGATGTTTCTTTCAAAGAAGGATTCTGTGA